From the genome of Haloarcula taiwanensis:
AGACTGGTCGCCGTAGGTCTCTTGATTCACCTGATTCCCAGCACGCAACACGGTGACCGTCCAGCTAACGTTCTGGAGTTCGGTCGAACCGGCAAGTGTCCATTCGTTCGGCGCATCGGTGAACGGGTCGTCTATCGTGTACGTCACCGACACCTCTTCGCCGACGGCACTCTCGGTCGGCACCCCGTCGGCAGAGACAGAGAACGCACTCGCTGTGCCGGCAGTCGCGAGCAGCGCGACAACACAGAGGAGTGCGACGGTCTTGTTAGAACAGCGGATCAAGTTCATCTTCGTCGTCTTCGACCAAGTCCTCTAAGTTATCTTCGCTTTGGTTACGGATGTCGTCGATGTTGTCCTGGGCCTCGATGGCGACCTGCTGGAGTTCCTTGATTCGCGGAACGTTGTGGACGCCGGCCAGCAGGATGGATGCGGCCACTTTCGGGGCGTTGGTCGGATAGTCGCCACCGCGGACCTCCATCGAACCGGTTTGCTCCTCAAGCCACTTCCGGCCGCGCTCAATTCCCTTCCGGTTCAGGTGCTCCGGCGGCCCTGCCATCACGAGGAGGGCACGCTCTGCACCCTCGATCTCACAGGGGAGTGTCAGTCGGCCGAGCGCGGCTTTCCGGACGAGCGACGTGATACGATTCGTGGTGTTGGCCGTATCCATTCCGTCGTCGGACGAGTCGTCGCCCTTGAACCGCGAGAGCAGGCCGCCGCCGCCAGAGGACACCTCGACGTCCTCGGAGGCGTAGCCGACGGTGGAGACGCCGCCGCCGTCGAGCGTATTGATGATTTCCGAGGAGTCGACGACACTTTCGGCGACGTTGTCGCCGGCCTCGATCTCACCGGCTCCGAACAGTACGCCGAAGCGGCGGACGATTTCCTCGTTTATGTGGTCGTAGCCCCCCTCAACGGACTCGCCGGTCTGTCGCCAGGCGTCGTTGTCGAACACCATGAGGTTGTCCACCTCGCGCACGAACGTCTGGAACGAGCGGGCGGCGTTGAGGGTGTAGATACCACCCTCGTCGCTGCCCGGCAGGACGCCCAGACCGTACACCGGTTCGGTGTAGATGCGCTTGAGGTGTTTTGCGACGACCGGCGACCCGCCCGACCCCGTCCCGCCGCCGAGGCCGGCGACGATGAGGAAGGCGTCGACTTCGTGGACGGGGATGTTGTCAATCGCACCCTGCACCTCGTCGATGTCCTCTTCGGCGATTTCCGCGCCGAGTTCGTTGTCCGCGCCCACGCCATGGCCCTTGACGCGAGCCTGGCCAATGAGCACTCGATTCTCTTCCGGAATGTGTTCTAGCCCAAGCAGGTCTGCTTTTGCTGTATTGACCGCAACAGCCGAGCGGACGATTCCCGAGCCGGTTTCCTTGTCGTACTCGAGGAATTTGTCCACAATTTTGCCACCGGCCTGCCCGAAGCCGATCATCGCCAGTTTCATTATATGGTTCTCCGCTTAAAGGGTCAAAGAGCGATGGCGAGTATAAGTGTTTTGCCCGGCTCTCAGCCCTGAAAGCCAGGATTGAAAATCAATACTATCTAACACAATTCTCTTTAGGAAGTGGCTACTGCTGGCGCTTCTCCCCTGAGATATCCGCTGAGTGTCGTTAGAGAGTCACTACTGACACCGAATGCATCTATTTCGTTGGTCGCTGGCGTGTTATCGAATTTGAGTGACCGGTACTGGTCGGCACCCATCGGGAACCCGACACTTCCCAAGACAGAGAGCCCGACCTTCGCTAGTGGCATCGGAAGGGGGACGACGCTTACTGACGACCCCTCGGCATCGTACACCTGATTGGTCACGTCTCTGAGCGTCAGTACTTCCGGCCCACCGACCTCGTAGGTCTCGCCGACGTGGTCTTCGGATTCGATACTGTCGACGAGCATCGGCACGAGGTCACCGACCCAGATCGGCTGGAACGTCGTCTGTCTGCCGCCGCCGGGAAGCGGATACAGCGGGACACCCGGCGCGAACATCCCCTTGAGGCGCTTCGTGAAGGAGACAAACTCACCGCCCTCACCGAAGACGACCGACGGGCGGAAAATGGTCCAGTCCAGCGAAGACTCCGTAACAACCTGCTCAGCCTCTCCCTTCGACCGGATGTAGTGTGTGTCGCCGGTGGGGTCTGCACCCAGTGCGCTCAGCTGGACGAACCGGTCGACGCCGTGCTCTTCTGCGGCCTGTACGCTGTTTTCCGTCCCGCCGAGATGAATGCGCTCGTGCATCTTGTCGCCGCCGTCCGGTTTGAACAGGGGCGACAGTGCGACCAGATAATACACCGCGTCCTGATTTTCGAACGCGCTCTCGATACTCCCGTAGTCTGTGACGTCCCCGGAGACGGTTTCGACACCGTCTGGTAGTGTTGCGTCTTCTGGTGACCGAGACAGCGCAGTGACGGTGTGCCCTCGCTCGTCGAGCTCACGGCATAGGTGTTGTCCGATGAATCCGGTCCCGCCGACGACAAGTACATCCATGGACTCCAATACAGTTGGTAGAACCGTAAAGGTGAGCGTATTTATTTGATCGACGGGCCCGCAGTCCGGTCACTTGTGTCAGGCTACGGATACACCGTTCAGGTCGGGGCGCTTACGTCCCCCCACACAGATTGTGAGGTATGCTCGTCACGCTCGAAGGACTGGACGGGAGCGGCAAGACGACCGTGTGGGAACGGCTCCGGAGCGACGACGCTGTCCCCAGCGAAACTGTGTTCACGCGCGAACCGACCGATACCTGGTACGGCGACGCCGTCCAGCGCTCCATCGACAACGACGACGCGGACTCGCTGGCCGAACTGTTCCTCTATACGGCAGACCACGCCGCACACCTCTCGGACACGGTCCGACCGGCACTCAGCGAAGACCGGCTCGTTGTCTCCGACCGCTACAGCGACTCTCGGTACGCCTATCAGGGTGCGACACTCGAAGCGAGTGAGACCTTGGACGACCCGCTGTCGTACGTTCGCGAGGTCCACGCGCCCTGGACCCGGCCGCCGGACCGGACTGTGTATCTCGATCTCGATCCAGAAACCGCCGCACAGCGAAGCGGCGCGACGAACAAGTTCGAGACGGCAGAGTATCTCACAACGGTGCGTGACAACTACGAGCGACTAATCGAAGCCGACCCGGAGCGGTTCGTTCGCGTCGACGCAACCGCCGACCCGGATGCTGTGTACGAACAGGTCCGAGCAGCGATTCTCGATTAGTTCATCGACGCCGGTAGTTCGACTTCGTCGGGAGCGGGCATCCAGAAGTAATCGAACGTCATCCCGGTAGCGAGTGGAATAACGATAGTTACGAGGAGGACAGCGGTCTGACTCCCGAGGTTCGCACCGAGACTGAACACGCCACTCAACACCAGCAGGATGACGACCATGACTACCGGACAGAGGAGCAGCGAGTAGATGAGGCTCCCCCACCGAGTGTGCAAGCGGACGCGGAAAAAGCGCGTCATGAGCGCCGTCACAGCACTGTTGACCAGCACGATGACGAGCAGGCCGATAATACCGGCGACACTGACCATGTTCGCTGTAGGGCGGCAAGTCCCTTTGCGGTGTCGGAACAACGCGGGGCGCTCACTCCAAACAGATGTACGTGCGCGTGTCGTCGACGCCGTTGAGGTCTCGGATGTGACCCGAGACCGACTGCATGATGTCGTACACCTCGGTACCTGTCGCTTCGGCGATGATGTCGTACTGCCCGGCGACGATGTGTGCCTCAGTGATGCCTTCGGCGTCTCGAACTGCCGCAAGGAGGTCTTCGGATTTGCCGGCAGCCGTCTTGACCATAATGAACGCGCTAACCATATTATGGTGTGTCGTGTCATGGCACGAAAAAGGTTCCGTCAGGAAAAAACAACGGCTGTATTGTTTGACGGCGTGGTCAAGGCGTCTGGTGGTTCCACCGGGTGGGTACTTTTATTCACCCCCGCCCCATAGGAGGGTGTATGCGATTCGTTATCGTGGGTGCAGGTCGTGTCGGACTGCGGACGGCTCGCGTCCTGCAAGAGAGTGGCCACGAAGTTGTCCTCATCGAGCGCGATGAGAACGCAGTCGAGCGCGCGCGAACGGCTGGCTTCGA
Proteins encoded in this window:
- a CDS encoding ArsR family transcriptional regulator; amino-acid sequence: MVSAFIMVKTAAGKSEDLLAAVRDAEGITEAHIVAGQYDIIAEATGTEVYDIMQSVSGHIRDLNGVDDTRTYICLE
- a CDS encoding dTMP kinase, translated to MLVTLEGLDGSGKTTVWERLRSDDAVPSETVFTREPTDTWYGDAVQRSIDNDDADSLAELFLYTADHAAHLSDTVRPALSEDRLVVSDRYSDSRYAYQGATLEASETLDDPLSYVREVHAPWTRPPDRTVYLDLDPETAAQRSGATNKFETAEYLTTVRDNYERLIEADPERFVRVDATADPDAVYEQVRAAILD
- a CDS encoding complex I NDUFA9 subunit family protein, encoding MDVLVVGGTGFIGQHLCRELDERGHTVTALSRSPEDATLPDGVETVSGDVTDYGSIESAFENQDAVYYLVALSPLFKPDGGDKMHERIHLGGTENSVQAAEEHGVDRFVQLSALGADPTGDTHYIRSKGEAEQVVTESSLDWTIFRPSVVFGEGGEFVSFTKRLKGMFAPGVPLYPLPGGGRQTTFQPIWVGDLVPMLVDSIESEDHVGETYEVGGPEVLTLRDVTNQVYDAEGSSVSVVPLPMPLAKVGLSVLGSVGFPMGADQYRSLKFDNTPATNEIDAFGVSSDSLTTLSGYLRGEAPAVATS
- a CDS encoding cell division protein, which codes for MKLAMIGFGQAGGKIVDKFLEYDKETGSGIVRSAVAVNTAKADLLGLEHIPEENRVLIGQARVKGHGVGADNELGAEIAEEDIDEVQGAIDNIPVHEVDAFLIVAGLGGGTGSGGSPVVAKHLKRIYTEPVYGLGVLPGSDEGGIYTLNAARSFQTFVREVDNLMVFDNDAWRQTGESVEGGYDHINEEIVRRFGVLFGAGEIEAGDNVAESVVDSSEIINTLDGGGVSTVGYASEDVEVSSGGGGLLSRFKGDDSSDDGMDTANTTNRITSLVRKAALGRLTLPCEIEGAERALLVMAGPPEHLNRKGIERGRKWLEEQTGSMEVRGGDYPTNAPKVAASILLAGVHNVPRIKELQQVAIEAQDNIDDIRNQSEDNLEDLVEDDEDELDPLF